In the Mycolicibacter sp. MU0102 genome, one interval contains:
- a CDS encoding neutral zinc metallopeptidase, which yields MTFNEGMQIDTSTTSSGGGGRGIAIGGGVAGLVILVVALLLGADPGEVLSQQPVDRGQYTSPGFDLDKCRTGKDANKYVQCRVVATANSVDAVWSDLLRGYTRPRVELFSGQTSTACGAASSAVGPFYCPADQTAYFDTDFFKVLVDRFGSSSGPLAQEYVVAHEFGHHVQNLLGVLGRAQTGAQGATGAGVRTELQADCYAGVWAHYASVTKQEGTGVPFLQPLTDQDISDALSAASSVGDDRIQQAATGRVNPESWTHGASAQRQHWFTVGYQSGDPNQCDTFAAADLG from the coding sequence GGGATTGCGATCGGCGGTGGCGTTGCCGGGCTGGTGATTCTGGTGGTGGCGCTGCTGTTGGGAGCCGATCCCGGCGAGGTGCTCAGCCAGCAGCCCGTGGATCGCGGTCAGTACACGTCGCCGGGCTTCGACCTCGACAAATGCCGCACCGGCAAGGACGCCAATAAATACGTGCAATGCCGGGTGGTCGCCACGGCCAACTCGGTGGACGCGGTGTGGTCGGACCTGCTGCGTGGTTACACGCGTCCGCGCGTAGAGCTGTTCAGCGGACAGACGTCCACCGCCTGCGGGGCGGCCAGCAGTGCGGTCGGACCGTTCTACTGCCCGGCGGACCAGACCGCCTACTTCGATACCGACTTCTTCAAGGTGCTCGTCGACCGGTTCGGCTCCAGCAGCGGGCCCCTGGCGCAGGAGTATGTGGTCGCTCACGAGTTCGGCCACCACGTGCAGAACCTGCTCGGCGTGCTCGGCCGGGCCCAGACCGGCGCGCAGGGCGCGACCGGCGCCGGGGTTCGTACCGAGCTGCAGGCCGACTGCTACGCCGGGGTCTGGGCGCACTACGCATCGGTGACCAAGCAGGAGGGCACCGGGGTGCCGTTCCTGCAGCCGCTGACCGACCAAGACATCAGCGATGCGTTGTCGGCGGCGTCGTCGGTGGGCGACGACCGCATTCAGCAGGCCGCCACCGGTCGAGTCAACCCGGAGTCCTGGACCCACGGTGCGTCAGCACAGCGTCAGCACTGGTTCACCGTCGGCTATCAGAGCGGCGACCCCAACCAGTGCGACACCTTCGCCGCCGCTGACCTGGGTTAG
- a CDS encoding dihydrodipicolinate synthase family protein: MAAQLYGVIGYPVTPFRDGGIDTAVLTTVIDRLVKAGVHAIAPLGSTGELAYLDEDEFDTCVDASVAAVAGRVPVLVGVSDLTTARTVRRARYAAQAGADAVMVSPVSYWKLCEREIIAHYAAVSDAIDIDIVAYNNPATSGIDMSPELLVAMSEDIEHVTMVKESTGDLSRMLRIATLSDGRLPFFNGSNPLVLDALRAGAAGWCTAAPNLRPQPCLDLYTAVTAGELDKAQACYDDLKPLLEFIVAGGLPTTVKAGLDMLGVPAGEPRRPLLPLDEAGQAELRELLSR; the protein is encoded by the coding sequence GTGGCAGCACAGTTATATGGAGTCATCGGCTACCCGGTGACGCCGTTCCGCGACGGCGGAATCGATACCGCGGTCCTGACCACCGTCATCGACCGTCTCGTCAAGGCCGGGGTGCACGCCATCGCCCCGCTGGGCAGCACCGGTGAGCTCGCCTACCTCGATGAGGACGAGTTCGACACCTGCGTCGACGCGTCGGTCGCCGCGGTCGCCGGGCGCGTGCCGGTGCTGGTCGGTGTCTCAGACCTGACCACTGCGCGTACCGTGCGCCGCGCCCGCTATGCCGCGCAGGCCGGCGCCGACGCGGTGATGGTCTCGCCGGTGTCGTATTGGAAGCTGTGCGAACGCGAGATCATCGCGCACTACGCGGCCGTCTCCGACGCCATCGACATCGATATCGTGGCCTACAACAATCCGGCGACCTCGGGGATCGACATGAGTCCGGAGCTGCTGGTGGCCATGTCCGAGGACATCGAGCACGTCACCATGGTCAAGGAATCCACCGGCGATCTGAGCCGGATGCTGCGGATCGCCACGCTGTCCGACGGGCGCCTGCCATTCTTCAACGGCAGTAATCCGCTGGTGCTCGATGCGCTGCGTGCCGGGGCGGCCGGCTGGTGCACCGCGGCACCCAACCTACGTCCGCAGCCTTGCCTGGACCTCTACACCGCGGTCACCGCCGGTGAACTGGACAAGGCCCAGGCTTGCTACGACGACCTCAAGCCGCTGCTGGAGTTCATCGTGGCCGGCGGGCTGCCCACCACGGTCAAGGCCGGCCTGGACATGCTCGGGGTGCCGGCCGGAGAACCGCGCCGCCCACTGCTGCCGCTCGACGAGGCGGGCCAGGCCGAGCTGCGCGAGCTGCTCTCGCGCTGA